A DNA window from Arachis duranensis cultivar V14167 chromosome 3, aradu.V14167.gnm2.J7QH, whole genome shotgun sequence contains the following coding sequences:
- the LOC107476805 gene encoding serine/threonine-protein kinase BSK5 gives MGARCSKFSLCWWPSHIKSNLHDLSDNDDGGKNEKDQWVGFNEYTWDQLKVATSGFSPENIVSEHGEKAPNVVYKGRLEDDRLVAVKRFNKSAWPDSRQFLEEARAVGQLRNERLANLVGCCCEGEERLLVAEFMPHETLSKHLFHWETQPMKWAMRLRVALYLAQALDYCSSRGRALYHDLNAYRILFDEDANPRLSCFGLMKNSRDGRSYSTNLAFTPPEYLRTGRITPESVVYSFGTLLLDLLSGKHIPPSHALDLIRGKNFSLLMDSCLEGHFSNDDGTEIVRLASRCLQYEPRERPNAKSLVTALTPLQKETSVLSYVLMGIPDGNVSSKETVSLTPFGEACSRRDLTAIHEILDKVGYKDDEDVANELSFQMWTNQIQETLNSKKLGDTAFRARDFSTAIDYYTQFIDVGTMVSPTVYARRCLCYLMNDMPQEALGDAMQAQSVSPTWSTAFYLQAAALFSLGMDNDAQESLKDGTILETRKHRN, from the exons ATGGGAGCTCGTTGCTCTAAATTCTCTCTCTGTTGGTGGCCTTCACACATCAAATCAAACCTTCACGACTTATCTGATAATG ATGACGGGGGCAAGAATGAGAAGGATCAATGGGTTGGATTCAATGAGTACACGTGGGATCAGCTTAAGGTTGCAACTTCAGGTTTCTCACCAGAGAACATTGTGTCAGAACATGGAGAGAAAGCTCCCAATGTTGTTTACAAAGGAAGGCTTGAAGATGATAGGTTGGTTGCTGTGAAGCGCTTCAACAAATCAGCTTGGCCTGATTCAAGACAATTTCTA GAGGAAGCAAGAGCAGTGGGGCAGTTAAGGAATGAAAGATTAGCTAACTTGGTTGGATGCTGCtgtgaaggagaagagaggttGCTTGTTGCAGAGTTCATGCCACATGAAACTCTCTCCAAACATCTCTTCCACT GGGAGACACAGCCCATGAAATGGGCAATGAGGTTGAGGGTGGCATTGTATTTAGCACAAGCATTGGATTACTGCAGCAGTAGAGGAAGAGCATTGTATCATGATCTTAATGCTTATAGAATCTTGTTTGATGAG GATGCCAACCCCAGGCTCTCTTGTTTTGGACTCATGAAAAACAGTAGAGACGGCCGAAGCTATAGCACAAATTTAGCCTTCACTCCTCCGGAGTACTTGAGGACTG GAAGAATCACCCCTGAAAGTGTAGTATACAGTTTTGGCACACTTTTGCTTGATCTTCTGAGTGGAAAGCATATTCCACCCAGTCAT GCACTTGACCTTATACGCGGCAAAAATTTTTCCTTGCTGATGGACTCTTGTTTAGAAGGTCATTTTTCGAATGATGATGGAACTGAGATAGTGAGATTGGCTTCGCGTTGTCTACAATATGAACCTCGTGAGAGACCAAATGCAAAGTCACTTGTGACCGCTCTAACTCCTCTTCAGAAAGAAACTTCA GTACTGTCGTATGTTTTGATGGGCATACCAGATGGGAATGTATCATCAAAGGAAACAGTTTCTTTGACACCTTTCGGTGAAGCTTGTTCAAGAAGAGATCTCACTGCTATACATGAAATTTTGGATAAGGTGGGGTACAAGGATGATGAAGATGTTGCAAACGAG CTTTCCTTCCAAATGTGGACAAATCAAATACAGGAAACTCTGAATTCTAAGAAACTTGGAGATACTGCTTTTCGTGCTAGAGACTTCTCTACAGCCATTGACTACTACACACAA TTCATTGATGTTGGGACCATGGTATCGCCAACCGTGTATGCCAGGCGTTGCTTATGCTATCTTATGAATGACATGCCACAAGAGGCACTCGGAGATGCTATGCAAGCTCAATCAGTATCTCCCACATGGTCGACGGCGTTCTATCTTCAAGCTGCTGCACTCTTCAGCCTTGGCATGGACAACGATGCACAGGAAAGTCTTAAAGACGGCACAATACTGGAAACCAGGAAGCATAGAAATTGA